One window of Saccharopolyspora phatthalungensis genomic DNA carries:
- a CDS encoding HAD family hydrolase codes for MAEQRRALTVGFDLDMTLIDPRPGMVRAFDALNEEFELSLDGEHFAANLGPPLVDVMRGYGFDEPMVERLVTSFRQLYPTIVVGATQPMPGAAQALDVVRDAGGRTLVITGKYGPNAGLHLKAFGWDVDRLAGDVFAAAKGEVLREEGATIYVGDHLGDIVGAKAAGAVAVGVATGPYGLDELDAAGADVALRDLTEFPAWFAQHA; via the coding sequence GTGGCAGAACAGCGCAGGGCCCTGACCGTCGGCTTCGACCTGGACATGACCCTGATCGACCCGCGCCCGGGGATGGTGCGCGCCTTCGATGCCCTCAACGAGGAGTTCGAGCTGTCGCTCGACGGTGAGCACTTCGCGGCGAACCTGGGGCCGCCGCTGGTCGACGTGATGCGCGGATACGGCTTCGACGAGCCGATGGTCGAGCGGCTGGTGACCAGCTTTCGCCAGCTCTACCCGACGATCGTGGTCGGGGCGACCCAGCCGATGCCGGGCGCCGCGCAGGCGCTGGACGTCGTCCGCGACGCTGGCGGACGCACGCTGGTGATCACCGGGAAGTACGGGCCGAACGCGGGACTGCACCTCAAGGCGTTCGGCTGGGACGTCGACCGGCTCGCCGGTGACGTGTTCGCCGCCGCTAAGGGCGAGGTGCTGCGCGAGGAAGGCGCGACGATCTACGTCGGCGACCACCTCGGCGACATCGTCGGCGCAAAGGCCGCGGGCGCGGTCGCCGTCGGCGTGGCCACCGGGCCCTACGGCCTCGACGAGCTGGACGCAGCCGGTGCCGACGTCGCCCTGCGTGATCTCACCGAGTTCCCAGCGTGGTTCGCGCAGCACGCCTGA
- a CDS encoding R2-like ligand-binding oxidase: MTSITAHPVHREGFHSLRASGLNWDTLPLRLFSKGNAKFWNPADIDFSRDAEDWQRLDEVEQRNVASLCAQFVAGEEAVTQDLQPFMAAMAAEGRFGDEMYLTQFLFEEAKHTQVFRLWMDAVGLTGDMHEFVENNPGYREIFYKALPESLHVLHADPSPENQVRASVTYNHIVEGTLALTGYYAWHKICVSRGILPGMQQVIRHIGDDERRHMAWGTFTCRRHVAADERNWAVVQDQMARLLPHAIAQIQWQPEGAPESPAFELDLEELTAYAADRASRRLGAISSARGMPPAQIDVDASPERLEDQFGAEDEAELAKLDAQG; the protein is encoded by the coding sequence ATGACGAGCATCACCGCGCATCCCGTGCACCGCGAAGGCTTCCACTCCCTGCGGGCCAGCGGCCTGAATTGGGACACCTTGCCGCTGCGGCTGTTCAGCAAGGGCAACGCCAAGTTCTGGAACCCCGCCGACATCGACTTCAGCAGGGACGCCGAGGACTGGCAGCGACTCGACGAGGTCGAGCAGCGCAACGTTGCCAGCCTGTGCGCGCAGTTCGTCGCCGGCGAGGAGGCCGTGACCCAGGACCTCCAGCCGTTCATGGCCGCGATGGCCGCCGAAGGCCGCTTCGGCGACGAGATGTACCTGACGCAGTTCCTGTTCGAAGAGGCCAAGCACACTCAGGTGTTCCGGCTGTGGATGGACGCCGTCGGACTCACCGGCGACATGCACGAATTCGTCGAGAACAATCCCGGCTACCGCGAGATCTTCTACAAGGCGCTGCCGGAGTCGCTGCATGTGCTGCACGCGGACCCGAGCCCGGAGAACCAGGTGCGCGCGTCGGTCACCTACAACCACATCGTCGAGGGCACCCTGGCCCTGACCGGCTACTACGCCTGGCACAAGATCTGCGTCAGCCGCGGCATCCTGCCCGGGATGCAGCAGGTCATCCGGCACATCGGTGACGACGAGCGCCGGCACATGGCATGGGGCACGTTCACCTGCCGCCGCCACGTCGCCGCCGACGAGCGCAACTGGGCAGTGGTGCAGGACCAGATGGCGCGGCTGCTGCCACACGCCATCGCGCAGATCCAGTGGCAGCCCGAAGGCGCACCCGAGTCGCCGGCCTTCGAACTGGACCTCGAGGAACTCACCGCTTACGCCGCGGACCGGGCGTCCCGCCGTCTCGGCGCGATCTCCAGCGCCCGCGGAATGCCGCCGGCCCAGATCGATGTCGACGCGTCCCCGGAGCGGCTGGAAGACCAGTTCGGCGCCGAGGACGAGGCAGAGTTGGCCAAGCTGGACGCCCAGGGCTGA
- a CDS encoding AMP-binding protein → MNVEPVQFSYDSGVPDVPLLGETIGANLDRTAARCADRDALVECATGRRWTYREFVTDVDALAVGLLEAGIGKGDRVGIWSPNRAEWTLTQYATAKIGAILVNINPAYRVHELEYVLNQAGIRLLVCARSFKSSDYVAMVEQVRPRCAELRQVVFLDTPEWRQLSGGPADPARLAGIGLSPDDPINIQYTSGTTGFPKGATLSHHNILNNGFFVGELCGYTETDRICIPVPFYHCFGMVMGNLAATSHGAAMIIPAEGFDPAATLAAVAAEACTSLYGVPTMFIAQLDLPGFADYDLSSLRTGIMAGSPCPVEVMKQVIDRMGMTEVAICYGMTETAPVSTQTRADDSLDRRVSTVGRVGPHLEVKIIDPATGLTVPRGIPGEFCTRGYSVMLGYWQQPDKTAEVIDTARWMHTGDLAVMNSDGYVSITGRIKDMVIRGGENVYPREIEEFLYTHPDILDAQVIGVPDPKYGEELMAWIRLRDGAPPLTAEALREFCTGKLAHYKIPRYVHLVTEFPMTVTGKIRKNEMRETARKLLNLD, encoded by the coding sequence GTGAACGTGGAACCAGTGCAGTTCAGCTACGACTCGGGCGTGCCGGACGTGCCGTTGTTGGGCGAGACGATCGGGGCAAATCTGGATCGGACGGCGGCGCGGTGTGCGGATCGGGATGCGTTGGTGGAGTGCGCGACGGGGCGTCGGTGGACCTACCGGGAGTTCGTGACCGATGTGGACGCGCTGGCGGTGGGGCTGCTGGAGGCCGGGATCGGCAAGGGCGACCGGGTGGGGATCTGGTCGCCCAATCGTGCGGAGTGGACGCTGACGCAGTACGCCACGGCCAAGATCGGCGCGATCCTGGTCAACATCAACCCCGCCTACCGGGTGCACGAGCTGGAGTACGTGCTCAACCAGGCCGGGATCCGGCTCCTGGTCTGCGCGCGGTCGTTCAAATCCTCCGACTACGTGGCCATGGTCGAGCAGGTCCGGCCCAGATGCGCCGAGCTGCGGCAGGTTGTGTTCCTCGACACCCCCGAATGGCGCCAGCTCTCCGGCGGCCCGGCGGACCCGGCGCGGCTTGCCGGGATCGGGTTGTCACCGGATGACCCGATCAACATCCAGTACACCTCGGGCACCACCGGCTTCCCCAAGGGCGCGACCCTGTCGCACCACAACATCCTCAACAACGGGTTCTTCGTCGGCGAACTCTGCGGCTACACCGAGACTGACCGGATCTGCATCCCGGTGCCCTTCTACCACTGCTTCGGCATGGTCATGGGCAACCTTGCCGCCACCAGTCACGGCGCCGCCATGATCATCCCTGCCGAGGGCTTCGATCCCGCCGCCACCCTGGCCGCCGTGGCCGCCGAAGCCTGCACCTCCCTCTACGGGGTGCCCACGATGTTCATCGCGCAGCTGGACCTGCCCGGGTTCGCCGACTATGACCTGTCCAGCCTGCGCACCGGCATCATGGCCGGCTCACCCTGCCCGGTGGAGGTGATGAAGCAGGTCATCGACCGGATGGGCATGACCGAGGTCGCCATCTGCTATGGCATGACAGAAACTGCTCCGGTGTCGACCCAGACCCGCGCCGATGACTCCCTGGACCGGCGGGTGTCCACCGTCGGCCGGGTCGGCCCCCACCTCGAAGTCAAGATCATCGACCCGGCCACCGGGCTGACCGTGCCCCGCGGCATCCCGGGCGAGTTCTGCACCCGCGGTTACTCCGTCATGCTCGGCTACTGGCAACAACCCGACAAAACCGCCGAAGTCATCGACACTGCCCGCTGGATGCACACCGGCGACCTGGCGGTCATGAACTCCGACGGCTACGTCAGCATCACCGGCCGCATCAAGGACATGGTCATCCGTGGCGGCGAGAACGTCTATCCACGCGAGATCGAGGAATTCCTCTACACCCATCCCGACATCCTCGACGCCCAGGTCATCGGCGTTCCCGACCCCAAATACGGCGAGGAGCTCATGGCCTGGATCCGCCTGCGCGACGGCGCGCCACCCCTCACCGCCGAGGCGCTGCGCGAGTTCTGCACCGGCAAACTCGCCCACTACAAAATCCCCCGCTACGTCCACCTGGTGACCGAATTCCCCATGACCGTCACCGGAAAGATCCGCAAAAACGAGATGCGCGAAACCGCCAGAAAACTCCTCAACCTCGACTGA
- a CDS encoding PhzF family phenazine biosynthesis protein produces the protein MRAFVVDSFTDSAFRGNPAGVVLLDAPAEAGWMQSVAAELRHSETAFVVVGGPEDEPKPLRWFTPSTEVPLCGHATLATAHVLGGAQRFDTRSGVLTCTAHTDGWIEMDFPVDHAEPVEPPEALAAGLPGITIEEAAEGETKVLVQTASAAQVRAVRPDFSMLADVPSPGVIVTARGDRPGIDFVSRVFAPRVGVPEDPVTGSAHCTLATWWAAKLKRDERDTTLVGEQASERGGIVQMAVRGHRVGLRGKAVTVLRGELLV, from the coding sequence GTGCGTGCCTTCGTAGTGGACTCCTTCACCGACAGCGCTTTCCGTGGCAACCCCGCCGGAGTCGTGCTGCTGGACGCTCCGGCCGAGGCCGGGTGGATGCAATCCGTCGCCGCCGAACTGCGGCACTCCGAGACCGCGTTCGTCGTGGTCGGCGGTCCCGAGGACGAGCCGAAACCGCTGCGCTGGTTCACGCCCAGCACCGAAGTGCCGCTGTGCGGGCACGCCACCCTGGCCACCGCGCACGTGCTCGGCGGCGCTCAGCGGTTCGACACCCGCAGCGGGGTGCTCACCTGCACCGCACACACCGACGGCTGGATCGAGATGGACTTCCCCGTCGATCACGCTGAGCCGGTGGAACCGCCGGAGGCGCTGGCCGCCGGCTTGCCCGGCATCACCATCGAGGAGGCCGCGGAGGGCGAGACCAAGGTGCTGGTGCAGACCGCGTCCGCCGCGCAGGTCCGGGCGGTGCGGCCCGATTTCTCGATGCTGGCGGACGTTCCGTCGCCCGGCGTGATCGTCACCGCGCGCGGTGACCGGCCCGGCATCGACTTCGTCAGCCGCGTGTTCGCCCCGCGCGTCGGCGTCCCGGAAGACCCGGTGACCGGTTCGGCGCACTGCACATTGGCGACCTGGTGGGCGGCGAAGCTCAAGCGCGACGAACGCGACACGACCCTCGTCGGCGAGCAAGCCTCCGAGCGGGGCGGCATCGTCCAGATGGCCGTGCGTGGCCACCGCGTCGGCCTCCGCGGCAAAGCCGTCACGGTCCTGCGCGGCGAACTCCTCGTCTGA
- a CDS encoding YccF domain-containing protein, translating into MRLLLNIIWLVLCGFWMALGYAFAGVLLAITIIGIPFAIASFRMASFALWPFGRRLVDEPTSGALAAIGNIIWLVLAGWWLALGHIFTGIALCVTIIGIPLGIANFKLVPVSLLPLGKRIVDADDAYAFMRFR; encoded by the coding sequence ATGCGGCTATTGCTGAACATCATCTGGCTGGTGCTGTGCGGGTTCTGGATGGCGCTGGGCTACGCCTTCGCCGGGGTTTTGCTGGCGATCACGATCATCGGCATCCCGTTCGCCATCGCCTCCTTCCGGATGGCCAGCTTCGCGCTGTGGCCGTTCGGCCGGCGCCTGGTGGACGAGCCGACGTCGGGAGCGCTGGCAGCGATCGGCAACATCATCTGGTTGGTGCTGGCCGGCTGGTGGTTGGCGCTGGGGCACATCTTCACCGGTATCGCCCTGTGCGTCACGATCATCGGCATTCCGCTGGGCATCGCGAACTTCAAGCTGGTGCCGGTTTCCCTGCTGCCGCTGGGCAAACGCATCGTCGACGCCGACGACGCGTACGCGTTCATGCGCTTCAGATGA
- a CDS encoding HAD-IIA family hydrolase: MSDGIWTYLMDMDGVLVHEEHMVPGADAFMAALRENNIPFMVFTNNSIYTPRDLRARLLRTGLDVPEGAIWTSALATAQFLEKQRPGGSAYVVGESGLTTALHNIGYVLTDRDPDYVILGETRTYSFEAITKAIRLVEGGARFIATNPDEKGPSREGTLPATGAVAALIERVTGRAPYYVGKPNPLMMRSALRHLGVHSENTLMIGDRMDTDVRSGLESGLQTILVLSGISKEHTAELFPYRPTKVVNSIADLTDHVMDPFKA, translated from the coding sequence ATGAGCGACGGTATTTGGACGTACCTGATGGACATGGACGGCGTGCTTGTCCACGAGGAGCACATGGTGCCGGGCGCGGACGCCTTCATGGCGGCTCTGCGCGAGAACAACATCCCGTTCATGGTCTTCACCAACAACTCGATCTACACCCCGCGCGACCTGCGCGCCAGGCTGCTGCGCACCGGGCTGGACGTTCCGGAGGGCGCGATCTGGACCTCCGCGCTGGCGACCGCGCAGTTCCTGGAGAAGCAGCGGCCGGGCGGTTCGGCCTACGTGGTCGGCGAATCGGGGCTGACCACGGCGCTGCACAACATCGGCTACGTGCTCACCGATCGCGACCCGGACTACGTCATCCTCGGGGAGACCCGCACCTACAGCTTCGAGGCGATAACCAAGGCGATCCGGCTGGTCGAGGGGGGTGCGCGGTTCATCGCCACCAACCCCGACGAGAAGGGGCCGAGCCGGGAGGGCACGCTGCCGGCCACCGGTGCGGTCGCCGCGCTGATCGAGCGGGTGACCGGCCGCGCGCCGTACTACGTGGGCAAGCCGAACCCGCTGATGATGCGGTCGGCGCTGCGTCACCTGGGCGTGCACTCGGAGAACACCCTGATGATCGGGGACCGGATGGATACCGACGTGCGCTCCGGGCTGGAGTCGGGCCTGCAGACGATCCTGGTGCTCTCCGGGATCTCCAAGGAGCACACCGCGGAGTTGTTCCCGTACCGGCCGACGAAGGTGGTCAACTCGATCGCCGACCTCACCGACCACGTGATGGACCCGTTCAAGGCCTGA
- a CDS encoding NF041680 family putative transposase yields the protein MHDTGQADAFGELSGFRQRFYDECLTRRGDALFELTDAVLCTAGPVTSLAELSLTAEHRRGHGAGYDAINHGRIEIDRLRTALAELPLPRAADGRIALAVDISPWLRPDAPCSPERLFCHVHGRSRSGSQFIPGWPYSFVAALETGRTSWTAILDAVRLGPADDATAVTAAQLREVVGRIIDAGHWQPGDPHILIVADAGYDVTRLAFVLADLPVELVGRIRSDRVMLRPAPPRPPGTIGRPHKHGGVFTLADQNSWHAPDHTTDTDTTRYGHAQARAWDRLHPRLTHRGPWLDHEGELPLVEGTVIRLQVEHLPGDRDPTPVWLWSSVTGASAELVDLLWQAFLRRFDLEHTFRLLKQTLGWTRPKLRAPDSADRWTWLILVAHTQLRLARPITEDLRRPWEKPVTEPRRLTPARVRRGFRNIRAKAGHPAAAPKPSRPGPGRPPGSPNTHRATRHDVGKTIKRNLTLQQHQNRTG from the coding sequence GTGCACGACACCGGCCAGGCCGATGCGTTCGGGGAGCTGTCCGGGTTCCGCCAGCGGTTCTACGACGAGTGTCTGACCAGGCGGGGGGATGCGTTGTTCGAGCTGACCGACGCGGTGCTGTGCACTGCGGGACCGGTGACCAGCCTGGCCGAACTGTCCCTTACCGCGGAGCATCGGCGCGGGCATGGTGCCGGCTACGACGCGATCAACCACGGCCGCATCGAGATCGACCGGTTACGCACCGCCCTGGCCGAGCTCCCCTTACCGCGCGCCGCAGACGGGCGGATCGCCCTGGCCGTGGACATCTCACCCTGGCTGCGTCCGGACGCCCCGTGCAGCCCCGAGCGGTTGTTCTGCCATGTCCATGGCCGCTCCCGTAGCGGCTCGCAGTTCATCCCGGGCTGGCCCTACTCCTTTGTCGCCGCGCTGGAGACCGGGCGTACCTCCTGGACGGCGATCCTCGACGCGGTACGGCTGGGGCCCGCCGACGATGCCACCGCGGTCACCGCCGCTCAACTGCGTGAGGTCGTGGGCCGGATCATCGACGCCGGACACTGGCAGCCTGGCGATCCACACATCCTGATCGTGGCCGACGCCGGCTACGACGTGACCCGGCTGGCCTTCGTTCTGGCCGATCTGCCCGTCGAGCTGGTGGGCAGAATCCGTTCCGACCGCGTCATGCTGCGGCCCGCACCGCCCCGGCCGCCGGGGACCATCGGGCGTCCGCACAAGCACGGCGGCGTGTTCACCCTGGCCGACCAGAACAGCTGGCATGCCCCCGACCACACCACCGACACCGACACCACCCGCTACGGACACGCCCAGGCGCGGGCCTGGGACCGGCTGCACCCGCGCCTGACCCACCGCGGCCCCTGGCTGGACCATGAGGGCGAGCTGCCCCTCGTCGAGGGCACCGTGATCCGTTTGCAGGTCGAACACCTGCCCGGCGATCGGGACCCCACACCGGTGTGGCTGTGGTCCTCGGTCACCGGCGCCAGCGCCGAGTTGGTTGATCTGCTCTGGCAGGCGTTCCTACGCCGGTTCGACCTCGAACACACCTTCCGACTTCTCAAGCAAACCCTCGGATGGACCCGCCCGAAACTGCGGGCACCCGACTCGGCCGATCGCTGGACCTGGCTGATCCTGGTCGCCCACACGCAACTACGCCTCGCCCGCCCCATCACCGAAGACCTTCGACGCCCCTGGGAAAAACCGGTCACCGAGCCCCGCCGGCTGACTCCCGCCCGCGTCCGGCGAGGGTTTCGCAACATCCGCGCGAAGGCCGGTCACCCGGCAGCCGCACCGAAACCCTCCCGACCCGGTCCCGGACGCCCACCCGGCTCCCCCAACACCCACCGCGCCACCCGTCACGATGTCGGCAAGACCATCAAACGCAACCTCACCCTCCAACAACACCAAAACCGCACAGGTTAA
- a CDS encoding IS5 family transposase, with protein sequence MCNCDTGGDDRRSCYPSSLTDEVWAVLEPLMPVRDRRKGGAARRYGDRLVLDAVFFVLRSGCQWRMIPRDLLPWDAAYRWFRTWAADGTIDRVHDALRDQVRIQAGRQADPSAAVLDAQSIKSSEGGQARGFDMGKKTTGRKRHLIVDTLGLLLVVMVTSASVQDRVGGREILQRLAARFPSIALVWADGGYANSIVNGLLAWAKEKLGLVLEIVKRSDDVKGFQVLPRRWVVERTFGWLIRHRRLARDYERRTVNSETMIKLAMIRLMATRLAGQTVQWSNTSEREAARRLTVETHLAA encoded by the coding sequence GTGTGCAACTGCGATACCGGCGGGGATGATCGCCGCTCATGTTATCCGTCCAGTCTGACCGATGAGGTGTGGGCGGTCCTGGAACCGTTGATGCCGGTACGAGACCGCCGAAAGGGCGGTGCCGCAAGGAGATACGGCGATCGTCTGGTGCTGGACGCGGTCTTCTTCGTGCTGCGCTCGGGCTGTCAGTGGCGGATGATTCCCCGCGATCTGCTGCCCTGGGACGCCGCCTACCGCTGGTTTCGGACCTGGGCGGCTGACGGCACCATCGACCGTGTTCACGACGCGCTGCGCGATCAGGTCCGTATCCAGGCCGGGCGCCAGGCGGACCCGTCGGCGGCGGTGCTCGATGCCCAGTCCATCAAAAGCAGTGAGGGCGGCCAAGCGCGCGGGTTCGATATGGGCAAGAAAACGACAGGCCGCAAACGGCACCTGATCGTGGACACCCTCGGCCTGCTGCTGGTCGTCATGGTCACCTCCGCGTCGGTCCAGGACCGCGTCGGCGGGCGGGAGATCCTGCAACGCCTGGCCGCCCGGTTCCCCTCGATCGCGCTGGTCTGGGCCGATGGCGGATACGCCAACTCCATCGTCAACGGCCTACTGGCCTGGGCGAAGGAAAAACTCGGACTGGTACTGGAAATCGTCAAACGCAGCGACGATGTCAAGGGGTTCCAGGTGCTACCGCGCAGGTGGGTGGTCGAACGAACTTTTGGGTGGCTGATCCGTCATCGCCGCCTCGCACGAGACTACGAACGCCGGACCGTCAACTCCGAAACCATGATCAAGCTCGCGATGATCCGCCTCATGGCCACCCGGCTGGCCGGCCAGACCGTCCAGTGGTCCAACACCAGCGAACGCGAAGCCGCCCGCCGACTCACCGTGGAGACCCATCTCGCAGCGTAA
- a CDS encoding sulfate/molybdate ABC transporter ATP-binding protein, producing MSGLRADIEFRRADFTLRAEFEVAPGEVLAVLGPNGAGKSTLLSVLAGQLVPNRGRVELDGTSWLDTERRINVPTHRRGVGLLAQNALLFPNLTALENVAFGPRAVGVGKAEAGKLAERWLSEVDADGLAARKPGQLSGGQAQRVALARALAANPRLLLLDEPLAALDVDAAPAMRGLLHQVLRRQEKPTVLVTHDVLDAVVLADRLVVLLDGCIVEQGQTREVLARPQDAFTARVAGLNLVPGVATADGISFGDGTISGRTVEALEQGEDAAAVFAPSAVAVHREQPHGSPRNAIPVRLAALEPRGDVVRVRGAVRDCALAADVTPAAVADLRLAPGDEVWFVVKAAEVAIHPLSGGAAVAP from the coding sequence GTGAGCGGATTGCGGGCCGACATCGAGTTCCGGCGCGCCGACTTCACACTGCGGGCGGAATTCGAGGTGGCACCGGGGGAGGTCCTCGCGGTGCTCGGGCCGAACGGGGCCGGCAAGTCCACCTTGCTGTCGGTGCTGGCCGGCCAGCTCGTACCGAATCGCGGACGGGTCGAGCTCGACGGCACGTCGTGGCTGGACACCGAGCGCCGGATCAACGTGCCGACGCATCGCCGGGGTGTGGGCCTCCTCGCGCAGAACGCCCTACTGTTCCCGAACCTGACCGCGCTGGAAAACGTCGCCTTCGGCCCCCGCGCGGTCGGCGTCGGCAAGGCCGAGGCCGGCAAGCTCGCCGAGCGCTGGCTGTCCGAAGTGGACGCAGATGGGCTGGCGGCGCGCAAGCCGGGTCAGCTCTCCGGCGGTCAGGCCCAGCGCGTCGCGTTGGCGCGGGCGCTGGCCGCCAATCCCCGACTGCTGCTGCTCGACGAGCCGCTGGCCGCGCTCGACGTCGATGCCGCGCCGGCCATGCGTGGGCTGCTGCACCAAGTGCTGCGGCGGCAGGAGAAACCGACCGTGCTGGTCACCCACGACGTGCTGGATGCGGTCGTGCTGGCGGACCGGCTCGTGGTGCTGCTTGACGGCTGCATTGTCGAGCAGGGCCAGACCCGTGAGGTGCTGGCCCGGCCCCAGGATGCCTTCACCGCCCGCGTAGCCGGGCTCAACCTAGTGCCCGGGGTGGCCACGGCCGACGGCATTTCGTTCGGGGACGGCACTATCAGCGGCCGGACCGTCGAGGCGTTGGAGCAGGGCGAAGACGCCGCGGCGGTGTTCGCGCCATCGGCCGTCGCCGTGCACCGCGAGCAGCCGCACGGCAGCCCGCGCAACGCAATCCCGGTGCGGTTGGCGGCGCTCGAACCACGCGGCGACGTCGTACGGGTGCGCGGCGCGGTGCGGGACTGCGCGCTGGCGGCCGACGTGACCCCGGCTGCCGTCGCCGACCTGCGGCTCGCCCCGGGCGACGAGGTCTGGTTCGTGGTAAAGGCAGCCGAGGTGGCCATCCACCCCCTGTCCGGAGGTGCGGCGGTTGCTCCTTAG